In 'Nostoc azollae' 0708, the following are encoded in one genomic region:
- a CDS encoding EAL domain-containing protein: protein METKLRQAISEQQLQLFYQPILDLNTFQVLGLEALIRWQHPQRGWILPHEFIPLAQQTGLIIPLGDWILGAACRQLSIWQDQFLDDLPLSLSVHLTGIQLDERDIGSKIIHHYQSLQGLQVTLKLEITESILMINTQTMINSLEDLRAVGIKISIDDFGTGYSPLSYLFT from the coding sequence ATGGAAACAAAACTTAGACAAGCAATCAGTGAGCAGCAATTACAATTATTCTATCAGCCAATACTTGACCTAAATACTTTTCAAGTGCTGGGACTTGAAGCTTTAATTCGTTGGCAACATCCCCAGAGAGGATGGATATTACCACATGAATTCATTCCCTTAGCACAACAAACTGGGCTAATTATTCCCCTTGGTGATTGGATTTTGGGAGCAGCTTGCCGACAGTTAAGTATTTGGCAAGATCAATTTTTGGATGATCTACCTTTAAGTTTGTCAGTACATTTGACAGGTATACAGTTAGATGAACGGGATATAGGTTCTAAAATTATTCATCACTATCAATCTCTCCAAGGTCTTCAAGTAACTCTCAAATTGGAAATTACAGAGAGTATATTGATGATTAATACACAAACAATGATTAATTCTTTGGAGGATTTACGTGCAGTAGGTATCAAGATTAGTATTGATGATTTTGGAACT